The proteins below come from a single Cannabis sativa cultivar Pink pepper isolate KNU-18-1 chromosome 3, ASM2916894v1, whole genome shotgun sequence genomic window:
- the LOC115708843 gene encoding pentatricopeptide repeat-containing protein At3g47530 yields MKRNASSSLPNVFPHLHSITVTSSAAQLRRPHPQDTSFDNTLKSTKYDQPCIKTPSLPRTDETPRERLISIIKSCSSRTLLLQIHAHIIRTFIVRDHAVSLEFLARSALSPFCDLHYSRLVFSEISRPSVLHYNVMIRAYSTSDSPEDGFYMYKDMRRRDPLSSSFALKSCIRISSISGGIQIHARILRDGHQLDSLLLTTLMDLYSSSGKFCEALKVFDEMPHRDTVAWNVLISCYLRNKRTRDGLALFDAMQSEEYGCDPDEVTCLLMLQACANLNALEFGERVHAYIEEHGYDRTNLRNSLVSMYSKCGCLEKAYEVFKGIPNKNVVSWSAMISGFAVNGYGKEAIDAFEEMLRMRVPPDPQTFTGVLSACSHCGFVDEGMMCFDQMSKEFGISPNIRHYGCLVDLLGRAGLLDKAYQIIVSMDIKPDPEIWRTLLGACRIHGHVNLGERVVGHLIELKAEEAGDYVLLLNIYSSAEKWDKVAEVRKFLKDKAIQTTPGCSTIEVKGKLHEFVADDVLHPQKGKIYDMLDEINSQLKIAGYAVEISSELHNLGEKEKQCALTYHSEKLAIAFGILSTPPGTTIRVAKNLRTCVDCHNFAKILSGVYNREVIIRDRTRFHHFRDGQCSCNDYW; encoded by the coding sequence atgaaAAGGAATGCATCGTCGTCTCTGCCCAATGTTTTTCCCCATCTCCACTCCATTACTGTTACCAGTTCCGCCGCCCAACTCCGACGACCACATCCACAAGACACATCCTTCGATAACACGTTGAAATCCACTAAATACGATCAACCATGTATCAAAACGCCATCGCTTCCACGCACTGATGAAACCCCAAGAGAGCGCTTGATTTCCATCATTAAATCATGCTCTTCCAGGACCCTTTTGCTCCAAATCCATGCTCACATAATCCGTACGTTTATCGTTCGAGATCACGCCGTTTCTCTGGAGTTCTTGGCTCGCTCTGCTCTCTCGCCCTTTTGTGATTTGCACTACTCTCGCCTGGTTTTTTCTGAGATTTCGAGACCGTCTGTTCTTCACTATAATGTTATGATCAGGGCCTACTCCACGAGTGACTCGCCTGAGGATGGGTTTTATATGTATAAAGATATGAGAAGGCGAGACCCATTGTCGTCGTCCTTTGCTCTGAAGTCTTGTATTAGAATTTCGTCGATTTCGGGTGGGATACAGATACACGCGAGGATTTTGAGAGATGGGCATCAATTAGATAGCCTTTTGCTAACAACTTTGATGGACTTGTATTCTAGCTCTGGGAAATTTTGTGAAGCGCTTAAAGTGTTCGATGAAATGCCTCACAGAGATACAGTTGCTTGGAATGTATTGATTTCTTGCTATTTGCGTAACAAACGGACCCGGGATGGTTTGGCTTTGTTTGATGCTATGCAGAGTGAAGAATATGGCTGTGATCCGGATGAGGTTACTTGTTTGCTTATGCTCCAAGCCTGCGCCAACTTGAATGCACTGGAGTTTGGTGAACGTGTGCATGCATACATAGAAGAACATGGTTACGATCGTACTAATTTGAGGAATTCCCTTGTATCAATGTATTCAAAATGTGGATGTCTGGAAAAGGCTTATGAAGTTTTCAAGGGAATACCTAATAAAAACGTGGTTTCATGGAGTGCCATGATTTCAGGTTTTGCAGTAAATGGATATGGAAAAGAAGCTATAGATGCATTTGAAGAGATGCTGAGGATGCGTGTTCCACCTGATCCTCAGACCTTTACTGGTGTTCTATCTGCTTGTAGTCATTGCGGGTTTGTTGATGAAGGAATGATGTGTTTTGATCAAATGAGCAAAGAGTTTGGGATATCACCTAACATCCGTCACTATGGCTGCTTGGTTGATCTATTAGGCCGTGCTGGTCTGCTTGATAAGGCATATCAGATTATAGTGTCAATGGATATTAAGCCGGATCCAGAAATATGGAGGACCTTACTTGGGGCTTGTAGAATTCATGGCCATGTTAACCTTGGTGAACGAGTTGTTGGCCATCTGATTGAACTTAAGGCTGAAGAAGCTGGAGATTATGTTCTGTTACTGAATATTTATTCTTCAGCTGAAAAGTGGGACAAGGTAGCAGAAGTGAGGAAGTTTCTGAAAGATAAAGCAATACAAACAACACCAGGATGTAGCACAATTGAAGTGAAAGGGAAGTTACATGAATTTGTAGCCGACGATGTCTTGCATCCACAAAAGGGAAAAATCTATGATATGCTGGATGAGATCAACAGTCAGCTGAAGATTGCTGGTTATGCAGTTGAGATATCGTCCGAATTGCATAATCtgggagaaaaagaaaaacaatgtgCCCTCACTTATCACAGTGAAAAATTAGCCATTGCTTTTGGGATTCTCTCAACTCCACCTGGAACAACGATTAGGGTGGCAAAAAATCTACGAACTTGTGTTGATTGCCACAACTTTGCAAAGATTCTTTCAGGCGTTTATAACAGAGAGGTGATTATCAGAGACCGCACACGGTTTCACCATTTTCGAGACGGGCAATGCTCTTGCAATGACTATTGGTAG